From the Ruminiclostridium josui JCM 17888 genome, one window contains:
- a CDS encoding CopG family ribbon-helix-helix protein has translation MSQYKKIMVSIPDNLLEEIDNMVNVEKTNRSELVREAMILYLKERRKIRLREEMKLGYEEMAEINLKLAEVCLAADNEQQRKYEERLEEMEETW, from the coding sequence TTGTCTCAGTATAAAAAGATAATGGTCAGTATTCCGGATAATTTACTTGAGGAAATAGATAACATGGTTAACGTCGAAAAAACAAATAGAAGTGAACTCGTCAGAGAAGCGATGATACTCTATTTGAAGGAAAGACGTAAAATTCGTTTGAGGGAAGAAATGAAGCTTGGCTACGAAGAAATGGCTGAAATAAATCTTAAGCTGGCGGAGGTTTGCCTTGCAGCCGACAATGAGCAGCAGCGCAAGTATGAGGAACGGCTTGAGGAGATGGAGGAAACGTGGTAA